The segment GTGACCTCCTCCCCGCCCTAAAGGGCGGGGCTTCCTGCGCTAACTGAACACCACGTTGTGGTGTGCTTCCTGATTCTTGATATAGGCCTCACAAACGGCAAGATCATTCACTCCTACCGTCGCTGAATAACTGCTCGGCGCCCAGAAATGCCTCTTGGGGTAGCGCAAGGCAACGTGCTCGCGGTTGCGAAAGATAAGGTAGCTTGAACGGCCCTTCAACAACGCAAGCGCCTGCGAATCAGTCATGCCATTCGGCAGCGTCGCCAGCGAGTGCACATGCTCCGGAAGAACACTCAACACGCGAAACACAATCCCGTGCTCGTGTGCTGCCTTGCGAATCGCAGCAGCCACAAGATTTTTAATCTCCAGCCTCTGCATCATCTTGTAGCGATACTTCGTGCACCACTCAAAGTGCCAAAAATTCATCGTCACCTTATGGCTCAA is part of the Candidatus Nanoarchaeia archaeon genome and harbors:
- the tnpA gene encoding IS200/IS605 family transposase — protein: MNSMKRLSHKVTMNFWHFEWCTKYRYKMMQRLEIKNLVAAAIRKAAHEHGIVFRVLSVLPEHVHSLATLPNGMTDSQALALLKGRSSYLIFRNREHVALRYPKRHFWAPSSYSATVGVNDLAVCEAYIKNQEAHHNVVFS